In the genome of Hippoglossus hippoglossus isolate fHipHip1 chromosome 9, fHipHip1.pri, whole genome shotgun sequence, the window TTGTGCAGGCTGAACGAGGCCGAGCAGTTTGTCAGGTGGCAGCCGTTTTTGAACCAGTGCACCATGGGAACAGGGAAGCCGTGAACAGCACAGTGCATGGAGATCTCGGTTCCCATGGCGACGGTGATGTTGTCAGGGCCCTGGACGATCTGCAGCCGTCTGGGAACCCCTGCAAGACAGACGGACACTCAGACGTAAGAGAAATTAACACCGCTGCAAAAAGGTCAATATATGAGAAAGAGTCAATGTGTAAAATTTCTCTTACCTTTTAATTTAGACTTTAACTTAAGAGAATAATAGAATTCGAATAATTAACtctcaaaataaacataatgaGTGGCATTGGCTGCAACAATTAGTTAATAAATCAATCAGAAAATCAATTAGCAACTGTATGAATAATAATTTGGGTCActtttaataattttataattatttactgTTTCTAGCTTCTGAAATGTGAGGATTTTATGCTTTTCTGGTTTTCGACTTGACAGTAAACTCAACATTTTTGAGTCTCTATGCATAAtctgtttgaaaacaacatAATAACATGTGAACTCACCCTGCACAGTTAGTTTTGCTGCTTTGCTGTCGTTGCTGATGTTCAGTGAAGGATTGTGTGTGACACAAACGTACGTCCCATCATCCTCTAATGTTACGTTGTAAAGATGCAGCGTGCCGGAGGTTTTCTTCTGGTGACCACCACCATACTCACCCTGAACcagaaaacacatgaagttctggttttcatctttgttttgctctgatTGAAACGGTTTAGACTGGTAATTGTTTGACTTATTGCTTTAAGGGAATTAGTCTGCGGGTGTTGTCCATCACTGCGTTTACCTGAATCTGTCTTCCTCTGTTGACCACCTTCCCGTCTTTGAGCCAGGTGACGCCGGCAGGAGGTGAACTTTCCCCGGACACACACCTGAAGAAAACAGCATCTCCTTCTCTGACTGTTTGGTTCTGGGGACTGAAGAAAACATCCTCCAAACCTGGAACACACAATAATGAGAAACgcacatttatatttgatataCAGCTTAGCAACAAATTCATCTGGTGGCTGGACTGAAAAAGACAGACTCACCCAGTTGGGATGAAACGGCCAGGCTGGACAGGACGAGGCAGCAGAGGTAGGACTTCATCTGTGGGAGCGTCcagatggagacacacacatgcatcctaCTTCAGAGCTCCCTGAGAGGCCTGAGGAAACCACCATGCAGCCTCCTCCATGGTGTCGGCTGGGACAGGGTTCCCACGTGAAAGACACAGATTCAAGAGGAATTGTTCTTTACCATCTTTACCACATCTTATACCACAGCTCATTTGCATGGATTCACTTTTGATCAGTTTGCAGCAAATGTATTCCACAGATGaatttattctctctctctctcgctctcttgctcttaatgcccccccccccctcctcttttttctccctttgcTTGATTCCTATTTTGGTTGTGAGTCCGTGGCACCGCAGCGAGCTCAGCTTTGTCCTCTTTAGTCCCTTGAATGGGCCCATCCACTTTATAGAGCTCGCACTGTGACCCTTCACTCAATGAAAGTGACATGAAAAGAGGCTGCGGAGCTTTGTACTGTGAAGATCAGTTATTGGTCGCTGCGAGGACAGCTCGCCGTCTGATCATATAGGCTTTCATGATCCTCACTGTGGCCATGTAGGGACTGATCCCTCGGTGTTTGAACGTGCCACAAATTCAGCTTATACACGTACAAGTAAATCAGAAGAAACACATAAGgggatgaaaataaatatgtatcGATGAATGTCAGAAGGCCCCTGTTTTTTTCAGTACAGCGTGTTTTCAGGCAAAAACTGTGCAATAAAAGCAACGGATGTTGAATTGTGAATATATTGACcgcatttaaaaatgtgtatttcatgtATTCATTTTCTCCAAAGATCTGATGTTTTGGTGgccactttttattttattcccacattatattataatgttttatttcattttattctattttttattattattatggtttcCACTCAATTACAGAAAATGGGCATAAAAACAAGTGGATGTTGGCACTCAACTTAAAGTTAAATCTTATCTTTTCATGGTCTTTAAGGCCAAGAGAGTTACAGTTTGTTGTTATATTACTTCAAACATATGAACAAGTAAAACAATGTATAAACAATATGATTTGCTTTTACCAACAATTCCCAAAATCATATTATCCGTACATGAGCACTCTTTTAATAAGTCACCAGACCCTATATCAGTATGCAtgacaaaaaaatcacaacatccaaaagcaataaaaaaacttGATCTGCTACATTAGTACATTAGTCATCACTGTTGAGCTGCATCAGTGAATTGCTTGATTGGTCCAGTAGAGCTAATGGCTGGTTACACTGTCATAATGGTGAGAGCCTGTGGGTGTATTTGTTTGACTCACACCAGATGATTTACACTGTTTAGCATGTCATTAGTATGTTTTTATCAGCGCCTCTCATCCTGATCAGGTACATTACTCTGCACCATGCGGAACTTTGCATGTGACAAACTTCATGTTACGGTACGATATCCCTCAACATGTTGAAAAGCTAAATGCAAGTTCTGCTCTTCTTCTCCAGaagatatttatattattatttgttgatGACTTAAGCTTGAATTTGAATTACACAACACTTGTTTTCCTTTTAGGCAAATCAAGCAATATATGGAAACAATAGAATTTCTATTCGGTtgcagtttctctttctgtcctcgTCGTCCTGATGAACGTCCACACGACGACTACAACCTCAAGCACTCaaccaaaaaatgtatttagcaCATTCAACTAAAATGTATGGGATGTAGTAAAATGCTAATTCAGTTTGGATTCAGTTTCTTTTCAGTGGAGGCTGCACGGTGTGAGTAGATGAGGGCTGAATTTGCATAcgattgaaaatgtaaaatatcagcaGCTACAAAGAACAGAACACGCTGCACCtaaaaaagatgataaaaataCAAAGCACATGCATGTTTCCTAACACACAAGACGAAGCCTTCATACCAATTTCATTAAAAGATCCCTGAGGCTGTTTGATACTTACTCTGCTCCACTCTGGTTTGTTTCTGTGCCGATCGTCCTCAGTCACTTTCAGCCTGTGTCTTCTGAACAGATCGTTTATTCTCCTGATGCATCCCAGAgtctccagctgcaggagaacagagaaCAACAGGCAACAGTCGCTTGCATGCACTGgacacccacctcctccacacacacacacacacacacacactcacacacacacacacacactgtgcatctCTTTCAAAGCCAACAGCTGTAATGAAGCACAAAATGCTTAATTGTGTAGCTGTTATTTAGACAAACAGGCAAACATGAGATACAGAaactacacacaaacagttgttAGAACATGTGTTAGAaaagggggttagggttagaattttatgaagttaaaataaataaatataatgtatttttgtttactgtgttttgttaCTTTTGCGGTAAATACATTACTCTCAAAATACTACTAAATACTATTACCTACTGTTGGAGTGTGGACCAGATAGGAAAAAATAGTAATCTCCCCTTTACACAATATTATAATATGATGTTGATAAGATACGTATTATAAACATTCTATCTATTTTAAATTGTTATATGATTATTTAATGATACTGAGTGAATACAAATACCTGTGTTAGCCTACAGGCACttttattatacttttattcCACTGGGGTGTGACTACATCTGCACGTAGGCAGAGTAATGATTTCAGCTCAATACATCATTTAACACTAACTGTGTTGTTAAGCGCAAATAATTATCCACAATTGAATATCATAGATTGTTCAGGTAttaggtcataaaccaaagtatcAGGCCAATTATGGCACCCGAGGCAAAGTTTAGGGATCATCAAAATTCTTAAAGACACGTACTGAGGTAACCGTCAATGTCTGTTCCACATTTTATGACGATTCACCGAGTCGTCATGGAGACAATCTAGATTATATCAAGCTCATTGTGCTACTGGGGGAAAGATGAAGGTGTCACCAAGTTCACATGATTCATCACCTGGATTCCTCTGATCCACAGAGGAGGGCCGACTTCGTCACTCACAGAGCCGGATAAAAAACCACCTGTGTCAGCTTTCAGATATACACTAATATTCCTTGGCACTGACCTGCCTGCTTGTCAAGGTGAAGGGAAAAATGCTACCACACCCAGGAAATTCCAGCAGGTCCTTTATTTGAGCTCTAAGTGAAATATCACTGACCAACCATCTGCCTGTGTGTTGACTCGGTTTCCATAGTCACCCACAAAAGCTGGCGGGCCCACCTCGGTGCCACCGAAACTACCCGAGCTCACCACACccacagaaatgtattttcatccCAGGAATGAACGTAtgagtttttattattgttttatttgtgtttaaataGCCATCTCTGCCACGGTGattgctctctcacacacacacacacacacacacacacacacacacacacacacacacacacacacacacacacacacacacgcacacacacacacacacacacacacacacacacacacacacacacacacacacacacaggagagtaAATGTTTAGCTTGGCTTGAATCACCTGTGTTTGTCGGCTGTGTTGCCCACCTGGCCTCACCTTTCCCTCATAATGACGcaacagcacacaaacacacacgcacaagcacaGTGAAACTTTCTTTTATGAATGTAACTGGAAACTGCTACTTACTGGCAGCAGGTGAGTCAGAGTCTTGCACATCGCAGATATAAGATTATAAGGTATTGATACAGACCTAAAGGAAAGTGTTATGCTTTTAAAAgagatgtttttataaatacacTCAGGAATCAGCGGGAAACACCTTCCCTGGATCAAGTTTGTCCCAAAATGTCTACATTAAAAGAAAGTTCTTACATGATCATCTCTTACAAAGTAGTTGTGCTATAAAGAAATCGCTTCACCCTCAGTATGGACGGGGGAAATGTCCAAATCAATAACATTATTAGAATAATACAAATCAGAAACCATCCTCCTGAGGTGACTGATGCCTGCTACAAACAGGATATAAGCAACAGTAATCCACAGAGGAGCAAATGTCCATCTTGTAAGCAGCTCCTGAAGGATATCACCTCATCAAACCCTCCATCCAGAGGCTCCTCGTGAAGTGTCTCTACGCTCCATTCCTCATCCCCACCACCAGTATCTTGGCTCCTgggttaaaggtccagtgtgtaagaagtaggtgaaagggatctattggcagaaactgaaagtaaaataatcctacttatgttttcactagtgtgtttcatctaaatcgtacaaattgttgttttccttaCCCTAGAACGAGCCCTTTgtaattaaatactttatatttacatcgggagcgggtcctctttACGGAggctgccttttttttttttacagtagcccagactggacaaactaaacaccttttgagtttttatgacaactgaagctacaggttctccttcatgtttggaaggggagggtgaggtgaggggtattcagctgcaacaaacaacctcaccactagatgtcactaaattctacacactgaacctttaagtcaaCATGAAGAACTTAATTCATCAGACCACTTCCATGGTGTTTTACTTCCTCAGCTTCAGTCTCTTTCTactgtccatccatccactatcCTTTTATTGATAATATAGTGTATTGTAGAGCTGTAGCGACAAAACAACCATGTCAGTCAATTTAAAGACTCCAAttaaccccagtctgcatgtctttgcaTTGTGGGAGGAGAAAACCCACTTagggagaacatgtaaactccaTACACCCGGGATTCGTAGCGAGAACCCTCTTGCaatgaggcaacagtgctaaacATGTACTGCACCACTGTTCCACAGTGTAATAAATCTAAGTGCATTCTGAATTACGCATGCATGTGTCTCTATAAGTCACATGATTGAATTGAAATCATTCTAGTATCATCTCAAGAttgctgtgtttgtgagtctgGTTAAAACCTGTGGACAACatccatctgtgttttctcctctaaacaagttgttttatattcaaaccCTGAAGTGGAACAAACTCATTTCACTAATGAGACTTTCCAGTCTCTCAGGCCTTTGTGTTGCTTCCATGATCAGTGAATTCCTCTGTGATGTCAGAGAGTTTTTCTCTCAGGGTTATTCTCGTCTGCTGAATCTGTGTTTGGCTAAAAGGTCGAGGTGTTAGTGCGAGCAGGCCGCTGTGGTATGGGATGCGACCAGAGATGGGAATGTAAACTCAACAGTCATATGAATAAAATGAGACTTTGATATAACACTGACACACTTTATTGGCAATGTAATTCCATCCCTTTTCCAGACTGAGATGAAGAGCGTTTCTCTGACCTAAAACAACAGCGGtgcaataaataaaaccaaacctacAGATCATCAAAAGGCTGAATGCTCAGCATCCGCACATAATACACATCATGACAATGAtccgacacacaaacactcatacaGTCATCAGCAATAAATAATCACACTAAATAAATTACATTCTAACAGGTATttaacagtgtttgtttctgttagGCGGCATCTAATGAAGCAGTGGATCGATTCTACTTCTTCTTCAGATCCTCAGACTCCTGTGGCCTCTTTCATCCGGCAGCCggctgagacacagagagggcaAAGGTCAGTaagtacacaaacaaacaacaagcatttcaaattttaaatgttaacttTTACAATGGCTTAAAGTAATGCACTGAAATTAAGCATTGAAAgtaaaaatcattaaataatgAATCCAGGTAAAGTTTCTCATATGTGTCAATAGATGatcttgaaatgtaaatgttatgttttaaacTATTGTAggttttatgtttgtgacagTTTAAGACAGTGGCACTTTTTAATGGATTATTCCAGTGTATCACATCATGTTATGCATTACATATTGTACTTGACCATTATAACTATCAATGATAATAACATGGTACTCATCAAGTTACTGTCTTGGATTAGAATTAATCGAATTAGAATTAGAAGAGTACGGTCAGATGATTAAACAAATCTTAAATCTCAAATTCATTTGGGAGAAAATAACAAGGGAAAAATTATCACTCACTGTTGGTGAATTCATTTGTCACAGTTTAAAAACTAATTGTATTAATGTATCAACTTTCGCAGTTTCCGATTTAGCTTTAATGCCAAATAAAATTTTTAATCATCTTTCTACCATGACACAGCCCATATATCTAATCCAGTGAGAAAAGTTTCATCATTACAACCATtcaaaaaaaagtaattatctgaaatgtttaaaaacctgcaAACTGTTACACTGTCATTCTGACTGTGTCTTATGTGTGAGTCAGACTTGCTCCTCTCAGAGTTGACATGCAGACGAGGAGAATGCTGCACGGCCACATTGTTTGTCTCAAGGCTGAAATTTCTTAGTGTGTCTAAACACGTGAAGTCTGCGTGTGTGAGTTGCTCAGTGAGATCTGACCACATGTAAGTGGCGTAATCAGGAGCTTGCCACAAAGTCCTCCCGTGTacagtcagtgtgtcagtgctgTAATTGTTTGGATGCACGGGTGAATGTGTTGGatcaatctttttttctttacgcTGGTATGAAGCCCCGAGACGGGACAGGCCGAGACACCCCCCGGCTAATCCTCATTAATTCCTGTTGTGGTGACTTCTCTTTGCATGATGCAACTTGCTGTGTTCACAAACAACAGGCGTGCGTCTTCTGTCACTCTCTGAGCCCACTCTTTCCTGTTTGGCTTAAGGATGACATGAGCAGAGGCAGGACACCTCCCTCAGGACTCAGGCAAGAGGAAGTGCATCACCAAACTAGGGCTTGCCTTGGGATGACTCTTGACGTCTGACACTAAACTGAAATGTGCATTCGATGGCTACACCAAAGATGGCATGCGTAGAAAATAAGGCTTTTGGCCAGGTTAACCACTGGGGTCCCTGGAACAAACTATGTAGTTGGTTTCCCAATGCCCTCCACAATAGATGGCAGGAAcccagttcagtcagacaactcacgttcaaacgtttattgcagcagtagaacaggtttagtgtttggcgtctagtctccaacttaatcactcccccatatgattacacaggaatgatgggagtgatgagcaaatacttgtaacccccccgtcggagcctacaggtaGATGCTGgtgtggtggaggagctgaagcaactggcagcaatactgcagcagcagtgcgagcaaaggggtCACATGATTGGAccagcgcagctcgagttggctgcctgaactagctcgcaggcgtcgctccattagTTACCAGAGTGATCGAATGGTCGATTGAAAGAAATCCAGTTGCTTAATGATTACTAAGCTAAGATTGTAGCGTCGCTAGTATTGAGATGTTAATTAATGATTTTTCAACGCAAtttctggaaaagaaaaattgaaaaacatcAATGATGTGACATTTACCTCATGGTGACCCTGCGCCCTCACACCATCACGTCAGCGAGAGGTTTCTGTAACTTCTCCTGCTCCGCCCCAGTTCCCAGGAAGGACGCCAGGTAGGTTTTATGTGACCTGTAACTGCAAAACACAATCAACATGAGTATAACAGCGTTGTGACTGTCAGATGATCACAGTAAAAGTTATTGAAAGGCACAGAGACATCGTCAGAAATACaagtctttgttgtgttttggcAACAATGTCTAGAAATGAAAGCCCATAAAATGTATGAACTATTAAAATTAACCCGTTTTCAGTTTCCATTTTAATCAGCTACTAAAGTGGACGAAGTTGCACAGTCATAAATTCAAGCCTTCTTTCTCTCTACCTCCTCACTTCAGTATCAATGACTCACTCACTGGGTGCCTTTCATATTTGATCTCTCTTGGACTATTGACTTTGTCCCACATTCAAACAATATCTGTGATGTGGTTACACATTGATAAGGAACTTTCGATTAGACGGAAAATGAGTTGTCACACTGTTTTAAGTAATAGATAAGTGGTTAAAGTCAGGTGTGAGTGAAATATGCATTCATCCAATGTGTAACAACATTTCCAGTGAAATGACAGATTTCCCAGGTATTGCTTCATGTTGCGTAACAATGACATTGTTTCATATTGCCAGAAAACAGCACTTGGCTAAGAAGCCTATTCGAGAGAAAACACGTTTCAGGCACTCGCTTCAATTTCCGGACGTGGACTCTACTTCcatttttatttgacagtcaATGACTCAGATGTTGCAAGAGGACATTTTTTTGGCCCATGGTAAAACCATATGGCAAAGATTGGTGGTAGATAACAGCTGTCAAAACACATTCCTGCAGAGACACGGCCCCAATTTGCATTGTCGGGGGAAAGGTGAGGAGTGACGAGTCCTGATAAGAATCATTATCTGGCTATTAAATGGCCTTTATGAGGATATGAGACAGAGGTCTACTGCCTGAATGAGATATGAACAGTGTAGGCGTGTTagggtgtgttagtgtgtgccCTCTGATGTGTCAGTGCGTCCAGATGCCAAGTGTTGGCATCTGGGCAGGATGTGTGGATtgtagtgtgtgtttggattCGTCAGGTTGTGGATGTTTGCACAGGTTCCCTAAACTTCAATAATCTGCACTGTAACAGTTTTTAAGGGTTAAAATAGACAAAGGGCACTTTTGGTCTTTTTGTTTAAACATCCCTACATTTAATAGCCAGAGTTTCTTGTTATGTTCTCATTATCTCATTAATAAATTATGTCATAAATAAAGACCCCTAAAGGTGGGTGTAAAGTCAATTGTTCttgtaaaagacaaataaagtagtaaaataaaacatatgatTAATTCCTCGCTTTATTTATTATCTCAATTTTATTGGTCTATTGGGAAATTCCTAAAGCTTGAGCAGGGTTTAACTTGCAGTTGAGGTACACACGAAGCCGCCACCATTATCTTTTCCCTTGTCAGTCACCAGTTTCATTACAATATCTCTCACTGGCTTCCCGCCCTCAAACATTACTCATCCCTCtggaaacactgcagccaaGTGAAGGAGGCCAGGTCCCAGCAGGACCAGAGCCTTCAGAGCTGCTTTATGCACTTTTATTCAGGCTTCAGTAAGAGAAACATTCAAAGGCTGCAAGTAATTCAGAATCCTGCTGCCACATGACACCAATCCATGCTGCTCTCCACTGGCTATACCtgtgattttaagattttactggTTGTTTTTAAGGTTTTGAATGGTCAGGATCCAGTCTATATTTGTGAGTTCTTAACCCCCCCATCAGTTCAAAAATCTCAACTGGTCACATGAGGTCCTTGACCGGGCCTTCGCTGTCCGGGCTCCTCAAGTCTGGAACGAAGTATCTTCTTTAAAATCTCTTCTTAAGACTCATTTTTAATGGCCTATCTTTCCAATGttgggatttgttttttaacaatttcatattattttatattgttataaTTTGTGAATCTtgcatcttttgtttttgtaaaccACTTTGTGTCtttggttttgaaaggtgctggATAAATACAGTTATTATATACTCACTGAGCACAGGTCATGAGCAGGATGGCGGTGCAGCTGATGACTGACAGCACCACAGCGATGATCACCAAGACCGTCTGCACCAACTCGGTGTTGCTGCTCCCATCGGACTTGGTTCTAGAGGTCTCCAGAGTTTGGATCCCACAGCGATTGCCGTCATAACCCTTCATACATCTGCAGAGCGAGACAAGAAATAGATAAACCAAGAGGGTTATTTGGCTAATAATGAAGAAAAGGGCTAATGCAGCAATAGAGGAGGCACTAGAGATTGAAAGTGTCATTTGTTTGGATGAAGGACACAAGTGAACGGCTGCTGTACTCACATGCACACTGGCTCCCGCAGTTCCTCGTGGTGTTTGCAGTAACCGTGAATACAGTAGCCCaggtgggaggaggagcagggatcCTCTGTGGTGCTGACGGTCGATGTGAGGCCGATGGTGATGTGCGCGCTCTCGGGGTTGAATGAAGTCGTGGATTTGCGCccttgcttcttcttctttactttgCTGTTGCCTTTGCCCTTCTTCTTCGTCCTCTCATCTTTACTGGGAGGTAACTCTGTAGATTTCAAGTTTGTGACATCAACGTTAGGTACTGACTGAGTTTAAACATCACAGATTTAAATGGTTTACAATTTAGGTACGGCAATAAGAGAGAACTATGACGTCTCAAAAAAAAAGGGGAGCCTGAGTGAGTGTTTTCTtggaaaattaaagaaagagcGGTTTTATTTATGATCTTTTACAAGTCAACATTCTTACTTGGCCGTTTCTACTTATGTCCAAGCAAAGTAATGAATGTATTTCAATTGAAGATGTTTATGTAAGTCAAGAAAATCTTGAGTATATCATTGACTTTTATTCCAATCtatttaaaaactatttatggATGGAAgacatcttttattttgctcttttCAAAATGTCCTGACACCTTTTTTATTCAACTTAAGATGGCATCGATTTCTTCACTTCTCTGTTGCATTCAGAATAAAGTATATTTACTGATCACaaatgtaattatttgattATCTCAGCTTCAACCAGAGTTCCCCGGCATGAGGACGGTCTTACCAGAAGGTTTGCTCCCCCCTGAATGATCATCGTCATCTTCGGCCTGCAAATTCTGGAGGCCCTCTCCGGAACCTGGACCCTGAGTCACTCCGATTAATTCACTGGAGTGTGTGGTCTCAGATCCCTGAAGTCTGCAGACGACTGTAAATTCAACAGAACACGCAGAACGAGTGAGATAACATCAAGCATGCACAGAGATATGAGGGGGGTAAGCAGTAAGGAGCAGTcggggtcaaagttcacaacATGAGATGAAATGCAACAGAGTTTTTATCTACATTCAAGTGTTTGGGAGGATGAAGACAATTCTTTCAAAGTTAGAAACCAAACTCAGATCGGACGCACACTTTGAAATTGTCAGCCGGATTGGAGCTTGTGAATGAGATACTTGCTGCTTTTGAACTAAAACCAGTACAACCAGTCCACAACCAGAGCGGCAGTGTAACCGAACGCATCATCCTAACCACACGAGAACAATGTTGAATATCAGTCAAACCCTATGGTGAAGTATTTCAAACATGTTGACCT includes:
- the areg gene encoding proheparin-binding EGF-like growth factor gives rise to the protein MPGNSELPPSKDERTKKKGKGNSKVKKKKQGRKSTTSFNPESAHITIGLTSTVSTTEDPCSSSHLGYCIHGYCKHHEELREPVCICMKGYDGNRCGIQTLETSRTKSDGSSNTELVQTVLVIIAVVLSVISCTAILLMTCAHYRSHKTYLASFLGTGAEQEKLQKPLADVMV